A single genomic interval of Rhizobium leguminosarum bv. trifolii WSM1325 harbors:
- a CDS encoding response regulator receiver protein (KEGG: ret:RHE_CH00207 pilus assembly protein, response regulator protein) — MSAIEYEIKNPSELRNAEEAVRMADLENMRPLPRISVHAFCESEVLQHVMERCANDRRVAKVSMRITSGGIAAAANMFSGAPTPNLIILETKANAANLLGELAPLAAVCDPTTKVVIIGYYNDIGLYRELIRNGISEYMVQPVAMPDILAAMASIFVDPEAEPLGRSIAFIGSKGGTGASTIAHNCAFGISNLFSTETILADLDLPYGTANIDFDQDPAQGIAEAVFAPDRLDEVFLDRLLTKCSEHLSLLAAPSLLDRAYDFDGQAFQPVLDVLQRSAPVTVLDVPHAWSEWTRSVLSSVDEVVIAAVPDLANLRNAKNMLDALRKMRPNDRPPHLILNQVGMPKRPEISPSDFCEPLEIDPIAIIPFDIHLFGNAANSGRMISEVDPKSPTAETFSQISHIVTGRVAIKKARKGGLLGLLKRK; from the coding sequence ATGAGCGCGATCGAATACGAAATCAAAAACCCCAGCGAGCTTCGCAACGCCGAGGAGGCGGTGCGCATGGCGGATCTGGAAAACATGCGGCCGTTGCCGCGCATCTCCGTCCACGCCTTCTGCGAGAGCGAGGTCCTGCAGCATGTCATGGAACGCTGCGCCAATGATCGGCGCGTCGCGAAAGTCAGCATGCGCATCACCAGCGGCGGCATCGCCGCTGCCGCCAATATGTTTTCCGGCGCCCCGACGCCGAACCTCATCATCCTCGAGACCAAGGCGAATGCCGCGAACCTGCTCGGCGAACTCGCACCGCTCGCCGCCGTCTGCGATCCGACGACCAAGGTCGTCATTATCGGCTATTACAACGATATCGGGCTTTATCGCGAACTCATCCGCAACGGCATTTCCGAATATATGGTCCAGCCCGTCGCCATGCCCGATATCCTTGCGGCGATGGCCTCGATCTTCGTCGATCCGGAAGCCGAGCCGCTTGGCCGCAGCATCGCCTTCATCGGCTCGAAGGGCGGCACCGGCGCTTCGACCATCGCGCATAATTGCGCCTTCGGCATTTCCAATCTCTTCTCCACCGAGACGATCCTCGCCGATCTCGACCTGCCTTATGGCACGGCGAACATCGATTTCGACCAGGATCCGGCCCAGGGCATCGCTGAAGCGGTCTTCGCACCCGATCGTCTCGACGAGGTCTTCCTCGACCGCCTGTTGACGAAATGCTCCGAGCATCTGTCGCTGCTTGCCGCACCCTCGCTGCTCGACCGTGCCTATGATTTCGACGGCCAGGCCTTCCAGCCGGTGCTCGATGTTCTGCAGCGCAGCGCGCCCGTCACAGTGCTCGATGTCCCGCATGCATGGTCGGAATGGACGCGCTCGGTGCTGTCGAGCGTCGACGAGGTGGTCATCGCAGCGGTTCCCGATCTCGCCAACCTGCGCAACGCCAAGAATATGCTCGACGCGCTGCGCAAGATGCGGCCGAACGACCGGCCGCCGCATCTCATCCTCAATCAGGTCGGCATGCCGAAACGGCCGGAAATTTCGCCGTCGGATTTCTGTGAGCCGCTGGAGATCGATCCGATCGCGATCATTCCCTTCGACATCCATCTTTTCGGCAACGCCGCCAACAGTGGCCGGATGATCTCGGAAGTCGACCCGAAGTCGCCGACGGCGGAAACCTTTTCGCAGATATCGCACATCGTCACCGGCCGTGTCGCGATCAAGAAGGCGAGGAAGGGCGGCCTGCTGGGCCTCCTAAAGCGCAAATAG
- a CDS encoding type II and III secretion system protein (PFAM: type II and III secretion system protein; transport-associated~KEGG: rec:RHECIAT_CH0000250 pilus assembly secretion protein) — translation MGNSTRRAGPLLTGCLSLAIGASGMVPASFAPLFGAGEARADSDSLVRISQTGSNAHRRLKLGLNKAVVVDLPEDAHDILVSDPTMADAVTRTSRRIYLFGKKVGQTNIFVFGAGGQEIVNLDIEIERDVSGLEVNLRRFIPDSNINVEIVSDNIVLTGTVRTPQDATQAADLAQVFLKGGEATTRTETASGTGGDSSVALFAEGRQSSQVVNLLQIEGEDQVTLKVTIAEVRREVLKQLGFDNLVSNSSGMTVAQLGSPSADSAASTVGGGLAALFKSSIGKYDISTYLNALEQAKVVKTLAEPTLTAISGQAATFNSGGQQLYSTTDSDGNVTVVPFNYGISLAFKPVVLSSGRISLQIKTNVSEPVAGSGNATYQRRSAETSVELPSGGSIALAGLIRDNVSQTMGGTPGVSKIPLLGTLFRQKGFERQETELVIIATPYLVRPVARNQLNRPDDNFSPENDGATFFLNRVNKVYGRREAPVADAQFHGSIGFIYK, via the coding sequence CGCCTCTGGTATGGTGCCGGCCTCTTTCGCCCCACTCTTCGGTGCAGGCGAAGCGCGCGCCGATTCCGATAGCCTGGTCCGGATCTCGCAGACCGGCTCCAATGCCCATCGCCGGCTGAAGCTCGGGCTCAACAAGGCCGTCGTTGTCGATCTGCCGGAGGATGCGCATGATATCCTCGTCTCCGATCCGACCATGGCTGATGCCGTGACCCGCACCTCGCGGCGCATCTACCTGTTCGGCAAGAAGGTCGGCCAGACGAATATCTTCGTCTTCGGCGCCGGTGGACAGGAGATCGTCAATCTCGACATCGAGATCGAGCGCGACGTCTCCGGCCTCGAAGTCAATCTCCGCCGCTTCATTCCCGACTCCAACATCAACGTCGAAATCGTCTCCGACAACATCGTGCTGACCGGCACCGTGCGCACGCCGCAGGATGCCACACAGGCCGCCGATCTGGCACAGGTCTTCCTGAAGGGCGGCGAGGCGACGACCAGAACCGAAACGGCATCCGGCACCGGCGGCGACAGCTCTGTGGCGCTTTTTGCCGAAGGTCGCCAGAGTTCGCAGGTCGTCAACCTGCTGCAGATCGAGGGCGAGGACCAGGTCACCCTCAAGGTGACGATCGCCGAGGTCCGCCGCGAGGTGCTGAAGCAGCTCGGCTTCGACAATCTGGTTTCCAATTCTTCCGGCATGACGGTCGCTCAGCTCGGCAGTCCCAGCGCCGACAGCGCCGCGTCGACGGTCGGTGGCGGTCTGGCGGCGCTCTTCAAGAGCTCGATCGGCAAATACGACATTTCGACCTACCTCAACGCGCTGGAACAGGCCAAGGTCGTCAAGACGCTCGCAGAACCGACGCTGACGGCGATATCGGGCCAGGCCGCGACCTTCAATTCCGGTGGCCAGCAGCTTTATTCGACGACCGACAGCGACGGCAATGTCACCGTCGTACCGTTTAACTACGGTATCAGCCTCGCCTTCAAACCGGTCGTGCTGTCATCGGGCCGCATCAGCCTGCAGATCAAGACCAACGTCTCCGAACCGGTGGCCGGCAGCGGCAACGCCACCTATCAGCGCCGCTCGGCGGAAACCTCGGTGGAGCTGCCTTCGGGCGGCTCGATCGCGCTCGCCGGCCTTATCCGCGACAATGTTTCCCAGACGATGGGCGGCACGCCCGGTGTCTCGAAGATCCCGCTACTCGGGACGCTCTTCCGCCAGAAGGGTTTCGAGCGTCAGGAAACCGAGCTCGTCATCATCGCCACGCCCTATCTGGTGCGCCCGGTGGCGCGCAACCAGCTCAACCGGCCGGACGACAATTTCAGCCCTGAGAACGACGGTGCGACCTTCTTCCTCAACCGTGTCAACAAGGTCTATGGCCGCCGCGAGGCGCCCGTTGCAGACGCGCAGTTCCACGGCTCGATCGGGTTCATCTACAAATGA
- a CDS encoding type II secretion system protein E (PFAM: type II secretion system protein E~KEGG: ret:RHE_CH00208 pilus assembly secretion ATP-binding protein) codes for MFGKRGNEGSGKVGGAIAPPPPAPAAAPAASSPSILVEPSRESARQQVTPPPMQTPQRKRPARTDEYYDTKAQVFSALIDTIDLSQLSKLDGESAREEIRDIVNDIITIKNFAMSISEQEELLEDICNDVLGYGPLEPLLARDDIADIMVNGAGQTFIEVGGKTIESEIRFRDNAQLLSICQRIVSQVGRRVDESSPICDARLPDGSRVNVIAPPLSIDGPALTIRKFKKDKLTLDQLVRFGAITPEGATVLQIIGRVRCNVVISGGTGSGKTTLLNCLTNYIDRDERVITCEDTAELQLQQPHVVRLETRPPNIEGEGEITMRDLVKNCLRMRPERIIVGEVRGPEVFDLLQAMNTGHDGSMGTIHANTPRECLSRIESMIAMGGFTLPAKTVREIISSSVDVVIQAARLRDGSRRITQITEVIGMEGDVIITQDLMRYEIDGEDANGRLIGRHMSTGVGKPHFWDRARYFNEEKRLAAALDAMEAKTKE; via the coding sequence ATGTTTGGAAAACGCGGAAATGAGGGTTCCGGAAAGGTCGGGGGGGCGATTGCTCCTCCGCCGCCGGCTCCGGCCGCCGCCCCTGCGGCCTCTTCCCCCTCCATTCTGGTCGAACCCTCGCGCGAGTCCGCACGCCAGCAGGTGACGCCGCCGCCGATGCAGACGCCGCAGCGCAAGCGCCCGGCCCGCACCGATGAATATTACGACACCAAGGCGCAGGTCTTTTCCGCGCTGATCGACACGATCGATCTCTCGCAACTTTCCAAGCTCGACGGCGAAAGCGCCCGCGAGGAAATCCGCGACATCGTCAACGACATCATCACCATCAAGAACTTTGCGATGTCGATCTCCGAGCAGGAAGAACTGCTCGAGGATATCTGCAACGACGTCCTCGGCTACGGCCCGCTGGAGCCGTTGCTGGCGCGCGACGACATCGCCGACATCATGGTCAACGGCGCCGGTCAGACGTTCATCGAAGTCGGCGGCAAGACGATCGAATCGGAAATACGCTTCCGCGACAATGCACAGCTTCTCTCGATCTGTCAGCGCATCGTCAGCCAGGTCGGCCGCCGCGTCGACGAATCGAGCCCGATCTGCGACGCCCGCCTGCCGGATGGCTCGCGCGTCAACGTCATCGCGCCGCCGCTGTCGATCGACGGGCCGGCGCTCACCATCCGCAAGTTCAAGAAGGACAAGCTGACCCTCGATCAGCTCGTCCGTTTCGGCGCGATCACGCCGGAAGGTGCAACCGTGCTGCAGATCATCGGGCGCGTGCGCTGCAATGTCGTCATTTCAGGCGGCACCGGCTCGGGTAAAACCACGCTTCTGAACTGCCTCACCAACTATATCGACAGGGACGAACGCGTCATCACCTGCGAGGATACGGCCGAACTGCAACTGCAGCAGCCGCATGTCGTGCGTCTCGAAACGCGCCCGCCGAATATCGAAGGCGAGGGCGAGATCACCATGCGCGATCTCGTCAAGAACTGCCTGCGTATGCGTCCCGAGCGCATCATCGTCGGCGAAGTGCGCGGACCTGAAGTTTTCGACCTGCTGCAGGCGATGAACACCGGTCACGACGGTTCGATGGGCACCATCCACGCCAACACACCGCGCGAATGCCTGAGCCGTATTGAATCGATGATCGCCATGGGGGGCTTTACCCTGCCGGCAAAGACGGTGCGCGAGATCATTTCCAGCTCGGTCGATGTCGTCATTCAGGCGGCACGCCTTCGCGACGGTTCGCGCCGCATCACCCAGATCACCGAGGTGATCGGCATGGAAGGCGACGTCATCATCACCCAGGACTTGATGCGCTACGAGATCGATGGCGAGGATGCGAATGGCCGCCTGATCGGCCGGCACATGTCGACCGGCGTCGGCAAGCCGCATTTCTGGGATCGCGCCCGCTACTTCAACGAGGAAAAGCGTCTTGCCGCCGCCCTCGACGCGATGGAAGCGAAAACGAAGGAATAG
- a CDS encoding pilus (Caulobacter type) biogenesis lipoprotein CpaD (TIGRFAM: pilus (Caulobacter type) biogenesis lipoprotein CpaD~KEGG: rec:RHECIAT_CH0000251 pilus assembly protein) — protein sequence MAHMIATTPRFGISKAFFAMAAMSMAILSGCAGPHDQLTTGGIPDDYRARHPIIVTEAEQTVDIPVASTDRRLTIAQRDLIRGFATNYISRASGPVYVLSPQGSPNSAAAYQLRNQVRAELTSRGIASSKIVNTSYAAAGPGDAAPIRLSFTGTTAVTTQCGQWPKDISNDLTNQNYYNFGCASQNNLAAQIANPEDLVAPRGMTPIDAQRRNNAIQEYRTTTSTIEDVGSDSSF from the coding sequence ATGGCCCATATGATTGCGACGACACCCCGCTTCGGAATCTCGAAGGCGTTTTTTGCGATGGCCGCCATGTCGATGGCAATCCTTTCCGGATGCGCCGGCCCGCATGACCAGCTGACGACCGGCGGCATTCCGGACGATTACCGCGCCCGCCACCCGATCATCGTCACGGAGGCGGAGCAGACGGTGGATATACCCGTCGCCTCCACCGATCGCCGCCTGACCATCGCCCAGCGCGACCTCATCCGCGGCTTTGCCACAAACTACATCTCGCGCGCCTCGGGGCCGGTTTATGTGCTGTCTCCGCAAGGCTCGCCGAATTCGGCGGCAGCCTATCAGCTGCGCAATCAGGTCCGTGCCGAGCTGACATCGAGGGGGATCGCAAGCTCGAAAATCGTCAACACCTCCTATGCCGCCGCCGGTCCCGGCGATGCGGCGCCGATCCGGCTGAGCTTTACCGGCACCACCGCGGTCACCACGCAATGCGGTCAGTGGCCGAAGGACATCTCGAACGATTTGACCAACCAGAATTATTATAATTTCGGCTGCGCCTCACAGAACAACCTTGCCGCCCAGATTGCCAATCCGGAGGATCTGGTGGCACCCCGCGGCATGACCCCGATCGACGCACAGCGGCGCAACAATGCCATCCAGGAATACCGCACGACGACATCGACAATCGAAGATGTCGGCAGCGACAGCAGCTTCTGA